The genomic window CTCGATCGGACAATCTGTCGCCCGGGCCCTCAAGCGCAAGTTTATCCGCATGTCTTTAGGCGGAATTCATGATGAAGCTGAGATTCGCGGCCACCGCCGCACCTACATTGGCGCCATGCCCGGCAAGATTATGATGGAGATTAAACGCCAAAGCACCGCCAACCCCGTTTTCATGCTGGACGAGATCGACAAGCTGGGCCGTGATTTTCGCGGAGATCCAGCCTCAGCCCTGCTTGAAGTGCTTGATCCAGAACAGAACCACAGCTTTGTGGACAACTATCTGAATCTGCCTTTCGACCTTTCCGAAGTGATGTTCATCACCACAGCAAACTCGCTGGACACCATCCCTCCAGCCCTTCGCGACAGGATGGAGATCATAGAATTCACCAGCTACCTTGAAAATGACAAGGTGCAGATAGCCCGCCATTACCTGATTCCCAAGGAAAAAGACGCCAACGGGCTGAAGGAATACAAGATCACTTTCCACAAATCTGCGCTGCAGGAACTGATCCGCTATTATGTGCGGGAAGCCGGGGTGCGCAATCTGCAAAGGCGTATTGGATCCATCTACCGCAAAATAGCCCGGCAAGTTGCTTCCGGGGATGTCCATCCCCGGGTGATCAATGCCAAATCCGTAAAGGATTACCTGGGGCCCCGCAAATTTAGTTTGGAACTGGCCAACCGCAAACCAGAGGAGGGCATCGCCACCGGCCTTGCCTGGACCAGTTACGGCGGGGAAATCTTGTTTTGCGAAACTACCCGGATGCCAGGTAAAGGAACGATCATCCTAACCGGTCTGTTGGGTGAAGTGATGAAAGAATCAGCCAGGATCGCCCTCAGCCATCTGAAGGCAAATCACCAAAAATACGGTATCGAACCCCGTGAATTGGAAAAATATGACATCCACATCCATTTCCCCGCTGGCGCCGTGCCCAAGGACGGTCCCTCAGCCGGAATCACCCTCACCACAGCTTTGGCATCGCTATTCACCGGTCGCAAGGTGAGACACGATCTGGCCATGACCGGCGAAATCACCCTCACCGGCAAGGTTCTGGGCATCGGCGGGCTCAAGGAAAAAGTGCTGGCCGCCAAACGCGCTGGCATCACCCAACTCATCCTTCCCCGCGAAAACGAGGAAACCATCAGCGATTTTCCCCGGGACATCCTGGAAGGAATGGAAATCACTTGGGTGGACAGTGTTAAGGATGTGCTGGACATGGTGCTGATGGCCAAACCCGCACCCAAGGCCGGTAAGCCAGCCCAAACTTGATGGACCGCTTCCCGAACATCCTCATTCTGCTTGATTTGCCGAGGGATTTCATACCCAAGGCCGAGTTTGTGCTGAGGACGTTCTGCAACATCCTGCGCCTGAACCCACAATTCACATACGGAGAGAGGATTGAAGGGGTTCATCTTTATTACGGGCCGGAAAGCGAACGCGCCTATCCAATAAAGATCCACTTTGATCCCGCCACTCCTGATTTTTTCAACCGATTGGAGCTTTATCCCCTGGACCGAGTGGATTTCTGCCTCTATCAGAAGGAATACATACCCTTCCTATTCTCCCAGCCCGGGGCGATTTTCGCCATCGGCGCGCAATCCATGACATTCCGCAAGGACATCGTGGCCAGCGCTTTCTACTTCCTAACCTGCTGGCACGAATACATTCTCAGCCGCCACGGTGAACAGCGAGGACGGGTTGATTACTTTGAATCGCTGCAATACCGATGGGATTTTACAGATATTCCCGTGGTCGATGTCTATTGCCAGATGCTACTCTACGCCATGGAAAGAGCATTGCCTCAATTCATCCGCGAAATCGTTTGGAATGAGGAAAACCGTTTCTGCATATCGCTTTCCCACGATGTGGATTATTGGAACTACTGGGCTGGAACACAGAAGGTTGACACCCTCAAATACAACCTCCGCACTTGGTACAAACGCCCTGTTACCGCCACATTTAAAATCCTCGGCCACACCCTCCATAAAAACCTGATCCACAATCCCCGCCGCCAAATCCGCTGGATCGTGCAGAAGGAAAGGAACCTCGGGGTTAAGGCCACCTGGTTTCTCTTTGGCAAGGGCGATTTTAAGGACAAACGCCAAAACTACATATCCAACCCCAAGGTGCTGAGGCGGCTCAAAGAATTGCTGGCCGGTGAGGAAGTGGGACTGCATGGCAGTCCGGAATCAGCTTTCGACGAGGAAGTCCTCCGAGCAGAGATGGACCGTCTGGTCAAAGCGGGATTTGAGGTGCGCGGATACCGATCCCATTACCTCCATTTCGATTATCAGAAGAGCTTCCGCATTCTCGAAAACGCCGGAATCCTCTACGATTCGACCCTCGGCTACTGGGAAAACATCGGCTTCCGGGCGGGGATATCCTTTCCCTTTTATCCCTTCAACATAGAGGAAAACCGTCCCTTCAGGGTGCTGGAGATACCTCTCATCGTGATGGACACAACCCTCCACTCCAAAAAAGCCATGAACATGAATCCGCTGGCGGCCAGATTAACCCTGCGCCGTTTGATCGACATGGCGGACAAATATCAGTCCCATCTGTCTCTGCTCTGGCACAATGTAACCTTTGACCCCATAGATTTTCCCCTCTGGGCTGGAGTTTACTGGAGTACCCTGCGCCATGCCATCAGCAAAGGCGGCTGGATCACCTCCCTGCACGATATCTGGACAGAATGGACCTATTTCGACTGACCAAGGAAAACCCATGTTCAACAAACTAACCAGCATTCTCTGGAAAGTCTTCTTCGTCATCATGATGCTGTTGTTGTTCATCTTTCTGCTTTTTCACCTTGTCACCAAGCTGTTTTTGTCACCAAGCCGTTACCGCAGGCTAACCTGGCAGATGGCAAGGGTTTGGGGCTGGTTCACGGTGGTCAGCACCGGCACGCGGGTGAAGGTTTCCGGGCGCGAGAACATTCCTTTGGAAGGTCCCATCTGCTTCATGGGCAATCACCAAAGTTATTTTGACATTCCCACCCTCCTTGGTTTTGCGGGCTGTCCCATGGGCTTCATTGCCAAGCAGGAATTGGCCAGGGTGCCTGTGCTCAAGCAGTGGATGGTCCAGCTACCCAGCTTCTTTCTGGACCGAGACAACGCCCGCCAGGCCATCAAAGTCTTTCAGGCAGCGGCCAAAGTGATGAAGGAAGGCCATCCCATGGTCATTTTTCCTGAAGGGTTGCGCGCGGAGCGGGGCAAAGTGGCTGATTTTCATCTGGGCAGCCTCAAACTCGCGCAAATGGCTGGCGCCACCATTGTGCCATTCGCCCTGGACGGCACCTGGCGCATGTTGGAGATCGACGGCGATATCCACGCCGCCAGGGTGAACTTCACCATCCTGCCGCCCGTGAGACCAGGTGATCCCATTTACGACGATAAAATCGCCCTCGCCGCTCATCTGAAAAGCTCTATCGAGGCCTGCCTCACGGATTGAGAGACAGATTTATTCCAAGCCGCTTCGCCCTTATGGGGTATGTTGATATCCTGTTTTTAGCCTCCCGCACAATACCCGCATCGAGTGCGGGAATATGACGGGAGGCAATAGAGTGGCAGAAGATAGAGGGTTAAGGGTGTGTCAGCAGTTCAGAGGCTTCAGGAACTCCACGACCAGGATGGTGGTGTCGTCGTGGCTTTTTTGGGTGTCCGCAAACTCGCCAACGGCAGCCAGGACCGCCTGAACGGTTTCTTCAGGCGAAGAGCCTGCTTCTTTATTCAGAACCTGTTCCAGCCCGTCTGTGCCGAATAGTTTGTCATATCGGTCCACTGCTTCGGAAACGCCATCCGTGAAGACGAGGATTTTGTCACCGGGCGCAAGTTGCAGCACATCGGAAGTGATCTTGATATTGTCAAAAAATCCCAGCGCAGTGGAATGGGTGGTGGCGAATTTGCTGAATCCGCCTGCCGCCTTAAGCTGATATATTGGTGTATGGCCGGCATTGGAAAACACGCAACTTCCGCTTTCAAGATCGATGATGCCTAGGACCATGGTCACAAAGTCGGATTTCGGATTGTTTTCCACCAAAAAGGTGTTCAGGATGTGCAGGATATCCTCCGGCTTGTCTTTATCCGATGAAACTGTGCGCAGCAAGGTTGTCATCATGGTCATGGTCATGGCGGCGGCAACGCCTTTTCCCGCCACGTCGGCAATTGCGAAGAGAAAGTGCTTGTCGTCCTTGAGGAAATAATCGTAGAGGTCGCCGCCAATGGCTCCGGCTGGTTCGAGGATGCCAAAGGCTTTAAGGTTGGCCGGCAACTTTGAGGCATCATCGTTTTTTGGGATAAGGTTGCGCTGGATGATCGAAGCAAAGGCAACTTCAGCCATGATGCGGTTCTTTTCCTCGGTCACTTGCTGAAGGTTGTTTATATGGCTGGTTAGCGAGCTCTTCATTTTTTCGAAGTTCTCGGCGATAACTTGGATTTCGTAAGTGTTTGAATCAATCTCCGGGCCAGACTGCAGCTCGCCTTCCCCTGCCAGTTTGATGGCATCCACCAGTTCTGAGAGAGGTTGGTTAAGGGCACTGGTGCGGTACCAGATCGTGCCTGAAAAGATCAGGAAAGCAAGCACGAAAGCAATCGTGGTGATAATGGAGAGAGAGTGCAAATCGGCAAAAACCTCACTGTTGGGAACCTCCACCAACAGGCTCCAATGATTGGAAGGCAGGGGCCGATAGGCTATCCAGACATCAGGGCCAGGTTTTTCAAAACGGAAGCGCTCAAAGCCGCTTTGGCCACTCACGGCGTTTTTACATATTTGGCGCAGTTCCTGATCGCCGTAACGGTTGGCGAAATCAAACGCGGAATAGTTCATGGCCAGGGAATCCCTGGGATGGGCTACGATCATGCCGTTGCTTGCAATCATGAAGGCAAAGCCGGTTTTTTTCACCCGGATCGGCTTCACGATGCGGTGCAGGCTTTCCATCGGAGTGTCCAAACGGATAATGCCTTGATGCTTGCCTTTGATGGTGAGCGGAAGGGAGTAAGAGCATACTCTTTCTTTGGAACCCAGGTTGTCGAACCAGGGATCGCTCC from Candidatus Cloacimonadota bacterium includes these protein-coding regions:
- a CDS encoding 1-acyl-sn-glycerol-3-phosphate acyltransferase yields the protein MFNKLTSILWKVFFVIMMLLLFIFLLFHLVTKLFLSPSRYRRLTWQMARVWGWFTVVSTGTRVKVSGRENIPLEGPICFMGNHQSYFDIPTLLGFAGCPMGFIAKQELARVPVLKQWMVQLPSFFLDRDNARQAIKVFQAAAKVMKEGHPMVIFPEGLRAERGKVADFHLGSLKLAQMAGATIVPFALDGTWRMLEIDGDIHAARVNFTILPPVRPGDPIYDDKIALAAHLKSSIEACLTD
- the lon gene encoding endopeptidase La, coding for MEEQNSRIPRTLPVLHINNVVMFPHLLMPLVVTDEESRLVIDHALAHDKTMAFFLDREKKGPSDIGLNEIGTAVSILRMLRNQDGSISLLLQGTSRVRLQRTVQREPFVMVDVETVHEQIEEDTEIHAYRTIAIELMEKIASESTILNNEMIAGLSNVKQSGRVADIIAGNLDLQIEDRQIILETIDLKKRFKHLNNCLAEMIRQMRLENAIRSNIQLEMSEDQRRYYLREQMDVIRKELGESDEVSKEVLKWKELIEKNKLPDYVEEVAFEELDRLATMQPAASEYAVVRNYLDWIVNMPWTTYSKDRLDLVKIEKILTQDHYGLAKPKERVLEYIAVKKLKGSLKGPILCFVGPPGTGKTSIGQSVARALKRKFIRMSLGGIHDEAEIRGHRRTYIGAMPGKIMMEIKRQSTANPVFMLDEIDKLGRDFRGDPASALLEVLDPEQNHSFVDNYLNLPFDLSEVMFITTANSLDTIPPALRDRMEIIEFTSYLENDKVQIARHYLIPKEKDANGLKEYKITFHKSALQELIRYYVREAGVRNLQRRIGSIYRKIARQVASGDVHPRVINAKSVKDYLGPRKFSLELANRKPEEGIATGLAWTSYGGEILFCETTRMPGKGTIILTGLLGEVMKESARIALSHLKANHQKYGIEPRELEKYDIHIHFPAGAVPKDGPSAGITLTTALASLFTGRKVRHDLAMTGEITLTGKVLGIGGLKEKVLAAKRAGITQLILPRENEETISDFPRDILEGMEITWVDSVKDVLDMVLMAKPAPKAGKPAQT
- a CDS encoding SpoIIE family protein phosphatase; this encodes MNTSKKTKYLGQQLISFMFIFMLILFLVTFLITRQLAYKVMRSNAEESISNLTETNAQMIDKNLSNIMTIAQELRTVINDDLYTPKQLKRHIHHLLIDNPRLISVCLAYDKPSTKRTQTFYLENQQIRSIPAEDDDYLYKDWFQIPWLSLRPWWSDPWFDNLGSKERVCSYSLPLTIKGKHQGIIRLDTPMESLHRIVKPIRVKKTGFAFMIASNGMIVAHPRDSLAMNYSAFDFANRYGDQELRQICKNAVSGQSGFERFRFEKPGPDVWIAYRPLPSNHWSLLVEVPNSEVFADLHSLSIITTIAFVLAFLIFSGTIWYRTSALNQPLSELVDAIKLAGEGELQSGPEIDSNTYEIQVIAENFEKMKSSLTSHINNLQQVTEEKNRIMAEVAFASIIQRNLIPKNDDASKLPANLKAFGILEPAGAIGGDLYDYFLKDDKHFLFAIADVAGKGVAAAMTMTMMTTLLRTVSSDKDKPEDILHILNTFLVENNPKSDFVTMVLGIIDLESGSCVFSNAGHTPIYQLKAAGGFSKFATTHSTALGFFDNIKITSDVLQLAPGDKILVFTDGVSEAVDRYDKLFGTDGLEQVLNKEAGSSPEETVQAVLAAVGEFADTQKSHDDTTILVVEFLKPLNC